A single window of Nicotiana sylvestris chromosome 5, ASM39365v2, whole genome shotgun sequence DNA harbors:
- the LOC138868512 gene encoding uncharacterized protein, giving the protein MLEVEVKVLEVEVQVLFWFMVGKLRFYFAPYLIMPSDLLSAPVYVSTPVSDSIVVDRVHRSCIVVIGGLKTRADLSFLDMVDFDDILGIDWLSPWLSPYHAILDCHAKTARCMVEKGCLAYLTHVDDSSVVVPSTDSVPIVREFPEVFPSALPSMPLDRDIDVCIDLAPGTQPISIPPYPITPSELKELKK; this is encoded by the exons atgttagaggtggaggtaaaggtattagaggtagaggttcaggtactgttctggtttatgGTAGGGAAGCTTCGGttttattttgcaccatatctgatcatgcctagtgatttattgagtgctcctgtttatgtgtctacaccggtaagtgattctattgtggtagatcgagtccatcgctcttgtatagttgtgattgggggtcttaagaCTCGTGCAGATTTGTCATttctggacatggtcgattttgatgatATATTAGGgatagactggttatcaccttggttatcaccttaccacgcgatcttggattgtcatgccaagact gctcggtgtatggtcgagaaggggtgtttggcttatttgacACATGTAGATGATTCTAGTGTTGTGGTTCCTTCTactgattctgtgcccattgttcgtgagttccctgaggtttttccttcagccctgccgagtatgccactcgatagggatattgacgtttgcattgatttggctccgggcactcaacccatttctattccgccgtatcctATAACCCCgtcggagttgaaagagttgaagaaatag